Genomic DNA from Thermosipho ferrireducens:
AGCAGATAATCAATTTCTTCCTTTTCCGTCATTTTTCTTTCATAATCTATTACTATTTTTGGTTCCTCTTCAAAATAATATTTTCCATTTGGAATCAGTAATGAGAGTTCTGTATTGGGAAGAATATAGTTAGTACTAAAACGTACAGAAAGTGTATTTACTGGTTCCTTTGGTTTTTCTCCTATTATTTTTCCAAGTTCAAACTTTTGAAATAAATAAGTGGCAACTACTGCTATCGAAGCCATAGTGTCGTCTACCAGAAGCCATACCTTACCTTTAAAATTATCTTTCACTGGTATTATCTCTATCTTTAAATCATGATTTTTTCTGATTCTTTTTATTTCCTTATTTCCAGGTAAGTTAGTATATACGTATTCAATTCCCCATGTTACTAACTTTTTATCTGTAAGATATTTAAAAAGTTCATAAATATTTTCCAGATATCCCCCGGGGTTTTTTCGCAAATCAATTATTAAGTCTGTCATATCTTTGCTATTTTTAAACACCTCTTTTAAAAAATCTTTGTAATATTCAAGCCGCTCGTATTTAAACGAAAATGACTTTATGTTTAGTATTCCTATTTTTCCTTTCCTTTCAAATGAAATAGGTTTGTCTATTTTTAAATTTAATTTTTTTATCTTGTTTATTATTCCAACTTTTGTAAAAGCACTTATTTGTATCTGCTTTTCGATATTTCCATTTTTAATTAATAGATCAAAAGTATCTTTTCCTTCAATTTCTGGCAACAATAAAACCATATGCCCTAATACTAAATCTATCCTTTTCGAAATAATTCTTGGAATATACTTTCTAAATTCTTCTATCATATCCTGAACTTTTCTACCATCGATTTCTAAAACCTCTGAATTATTATTTAAATCTTCAACCAGTGAATTTTTAACAAACAATCTATTTCCCACCACAACAGGTTCAAATGGCATTACCAGTGTGTCTGTGGTTATGTTGAAAACTATACCATAATGTACATCACTAAAAAGATGTATCATAGGTGCTATGGTTTTAAAAAACTCCCCTTTTGTCATAGGTTTGTTGAGTTTGGTTTTTATTTCATCTACTTTTGAGTAGAATGTTTCTTCTGAAACAAATTTAAAAGGATCAATTCCCGCCTTTAAGATATAGTTTATGAAAACATCAAAGTCTGTTTGGAGCTCTTCTGCTGAGAATAACTTTTGAGAAAACGTAAGTATCGATAGAAATGTTAAGAAAAATACAAGTATTTTCTTTTTCATGTGCTTCTTCTCCTTTTTACTATTAAAGTTTCTTTCAACTTTTCAGGAAGATATGAGTATAAAATAATAGAGGATTCTGTTATTCCCCCTCTCCCATCATTTAATACACAAACATTTTTAAAATAATTTCAAAGCTATTTCACCGGCTATGTGTAAAATTTCACTTGTAAAATAAAATACTTAACTTTTTTCACTCACTTTTTTTATTTTTCTTATACGACTGAATTTTAAAATATTTTTAAAATATCTACAAACTTTATTTATCTGGATTATAAATAATTATCTTTCTTTTTTGAAAAATATTATATATTTGCTTTTGTGTTCATTAATGGTTACATTTTTTTGACAGAAACCACTCGGATACTAATTTTGAAGCAGAATTTTGCTATACAATATTATTTGATCATTGTTTGTTCTTAAAGATTGAATTTTTCTTAATATGATTTTTTGTATGTTTTAGCATAGATAACAATACTGGCAAAAATACTGATATCGCTAACTCTCGCAAGATCTTTCGCGCTCCGTGCTCAGGACAAACCTTGCTAACCTCGCTAAATTCAAGATTCCTCACCCTTCGGGTTCGGAATGACATAGGTGATGGGAGCCAACTTTCGTCAATTTTGTCAAATGTTGTATAATTTTCTTAGAAGTAAAACAAAACTACCGAGGTGATTTTATGGAGAAACAAAAAATAAGAGAAGAAATAGAAAAGTTAAGAAAAGAAATCGAATATCATAATTATAGATACTATGTATTGGCTGACCCAATAATAAGTGATGAGGAATATGATAAACTTATGAAAAAGTTGATAAAATTAGAAAAAAAATATCCAGAATTTTCTTCCCCAGATTCTCCCACTCAAAAAGTTGGGGGAAGAGTTATAGATGGATTCAAAACAGTGACACACTCCATACCTATGTTAAGTCTCGACAACACCTACACCGCAGAGGAAGTAGTAAATTTTGATAACAGAATAAAAAAGCTTCTAAAAAAGGAAGTTGAATACGTCTGTGAGTTAAAGATAGACGGAGTTTCTATCGCTCTTAGATATGAAAATGGAAGTCTTGTGCAGGCAATAAGCAGAGGGAATGGTACAGAAGGTGATGATATAACAGAAAATGTTAAGAAAATAAAGTCAATTCCTCTTAGATTGTTTAAACCTCTTACAATTGAAGTACGAGGAGAAATTTATATGCCAGTCTCAGAATTTGTTCGATATAACAAGCAACGTGAAGATGAGGGACTTCCCCCTTTTGCAAATCCAAGAAATGCCGCTGCAGGAACTTTAAGACAGCTGGATTCCTCAGTAGTAGCAAATCGAAACCTTGATTCTTTTATATATTATATTGTTCATCCAGAATACTATAATTTAGATTCACAATGGGAAGCACTAAATTTTTTAAAACAAATTGGACTAAAAGTTAATCCGCATTCAAAACTATGCAAAACTATCAACGATGTTATTAACTTCTGGAAAGAATGGACAGAAAAACGACATTCTCTGGGATATTGGGTTGATGGTGTTGTTGTAAAAGTAAACAACTTTGCAGAACAAAATAGTCTGGGAACAACCGCAAAATCTCCAAAGTGGGCTATTGCATTTAAATTTCCGGCAATTCAAGCCAGAACACGAATTATTTCAATAACCTACCAGGTTGGGCGCACTGGAGTTATCACACCTGTTGCCGAACTTGAACCAGTAACTCTGGAAGGAACTATAGTAAAAAGAGCTTCCCTTCACAACTTTGATTATATAAAAGAAAAAGACATAAAAGTAGGAGACCATGTCTTTGTTGAAAAAGCTGGTGGAATAATACCACAAGTTGTAAGTGTAATCAAAGAATTACGAACTGGCTCAGAAAAAGAAGTAATTCCACCAACATCCTGTCCCGTGTGCGGAGGTAATGTGGGAAAACTCACAGAAAATGAAGTTGCTTTAAGATGTATGAATCCACATTGTCCGCAAAAGCTTAAACGGCATCTTGAAATATTTGTTTCAAGATCCGCGTTTGATATTTCCGGGATTGGCGAAAAAATGGCAGAAAAGATCGTTGATGCAAAATTGATAAATGATGTCTCTGATATATTTTACTTAACACCATTTGACCTTGCACAACTAAGCGGGGTTGGGCAAAAAACAATTGCAAACGTTTTAAAACAAATTGAAAAAGCTAAAAAAACTCCCTTGCATAAAGTAATCGTAGGCTTAGGAATTCCTTTAGTTGGCGAAAAAACAGCTAAGATTCTCGCTGAAAAGTTCGAAAATATTGACAAACTTTCAAATGCTTCATATGAAGAACTTACCAGTATTGATGGAATAGGTCCGGAACTGGCTAAAAGTATCGTAGATTATTTTAGAAATGAAAAAACCAGAGAAATCATTGAAAAATTGAAAAATGCAGGAGTAGAAATGAAAAATATAGCTAAAACTAAAAATGAAAAATTTTCTGGTATGACCTTTGTTATTACAGGAACGCTGAAAAATTATACGAGAAACCAGATTAAAGAACTTATTGAAAGTCTTGGTGGAAAGGTCTCTGAATCTGTATCATCAAAAACAACTTATTTAGTTGTAGGTGAAAAACCTGGTTCAAAATATCAAAAAGCCAAACAACTTGGCGTTAAAATACTTACCGAAGAAGAATTTATGAAAATTATGAAAACCTAGTTAATTTCACCAACCTCTTTTAGAAAATGAAGAAGAAATCCTTTTATAACAGATGCTGTGTAAGACAAAATACTCAACGTTTCTCCTTTTAATATATATAGTTCACCTTTATTATCTATCTGTGAAATTTCTTTCATTTCAACATTTGTTTTCAACAAATCACCAAATGCTTTTTTCAACTCGAAATGAACCACTTCAAATTTTGAGCGGGCAAAATTCATTATACTATTTATCACCTGTCTTTCATCTCCCAAAAATGCAGGCTTAGATCCGAGTATAGTTTCTCTTGCAGCATCGTCTGAATAATAAATCAAATAAACCAGATAATTATCATAAAGAAAATGTAAATTCTTCAGAATTTTCCTGGTGTTTCCATCAACAATACCCCATAAAACCTCACCTGTTTCCCCAGGAGCATTATGATAAGGTTGGGATAGATCTTCTGCATAATGGAGCGCCCTTGCAAGGAAACGATAACCCCAGTATCTATCTCCTTGCTTAAAAGCCTGTCGAGACATTTCCACAAAATATATAAAAGATGTATCTCCCTGAAAAGCATTTATAAATCCCAGATTATACTTCATATGCCTGACACCCTGGCTGTTACCGATCAATCCCTGAAGAAAATCAAGCTGCAATCCTTCGTCCATGCCATTGTCAGGTTCGGGAGAATAGATTGTAAGTATCTGCCATACAGGAAGCATAAATCCATCTATTGGAGAGGGATCAGGAGGAAATTTTCCATCACCTAAAGGGTCAAAAAAAGCTCTCTCCCCACTTACGTCCTTAACCACAAGATAGTCTTGATTGTAAATTCTATTTTCTTCATAGGAATAGTCCGTTATTTTTACCATTCTATTCTTTATTGGTAAATCCTGAACAATTAAATAAGTAAGCGCTTCGTGACCACTCCATGCAAATGCAAGCGAAAGAAATGTTAAAGTACACAAAACAAAAAAATATTTAATCATAAAAAAACACCTTTCTTAATCACTATCCCGGTTATATGAGTTCTCCAGTATTTTCTCAAAATCAATGTTATATTCCCCAGAAAATTTCCACAATTTTCTGCTAAACTCATCCTCGGCAATAGGTATAAATTTTTTGATCTTCGGCATGAGCACTAAAATAGTATGAATTTCATAAAAAGTTCCCCTTGGTCTTCTCCATACAATATATTCCAGCGTATGGTTTAATATAGCCGCAAGTTCAATTCCTATATCGCTTTCAGAACCATAATCTGCTATTACTTCCCCGCTTTTTGTAGAAATATCAATTCCCAGAAAATCGATTATTTTCCTTGCTGCATCAACCCTTGCTTTTAGCAAAGCATGCTCTACATTAACACCACCAGTCTGAGCTATTCCCTCAAAATAATATATCGTATCCATATCACTAAGCACCGGTAAATATGAAACGTTTATGCTAATTATTTCATCTTCAGCGCGAAGATACAATTTCTCTTTGCCTATAAGCACATAATCGCTTTTATTTTCACACGCTATTAAAAAGAAACCTGTTAAGATAAACATAAAAATTACCACATTTTTCCAGATTCTTTTTTTCATAATAAATTCTCCCTTTAAATGTGGTTAAGAACATCCTCAGAACCGAGCATTCTTTTTATCTCTGTTTTTCTTTCTTTTTCGTCAAGTTCTTTAATTTCACCCGAATCTTCATTTCTTATCACCGCAAAATGTTTGTTCGCTCTAACTGCTACTTGAGGCAAATGTGTTACAACAATAACCTGATAATTTTCAGAGACTTCTTTTAATTTTTCCGCAAGTTTATTCCCTGTTTCTCCTCCAATACCTGTATCCACTTCGTCAAATATTAAAACTCCTCCTGATGCGATTGATAGCTCCAGTGCAAGCATGATTCTTGAAAGTTCCCCACCGGAAGCAATAGACCTGAGGGGTTGCATTTTTTGTGATTTAACTGTTTGTCCAACTAATTCTACTTTATCAAATCCATGGCCAGTCATTTCTATACTTTTGAAAATAAAATCAACCTTTGCTGTCATACTCAAATCCTTCAAATGGTTCCTGAACTTTTTCAAGATCTTTTCGGAAGCTTTTTTTCTTTTTTCAGTAAGTTTTTTTCCAAGATCTTTTAATTCTTTCTCGAGTGACATTAACTTACTTTCTGAATTTCTAAGTACTTCGATTCTTTCCATTATATTCTCATATTCTTTTTTCATATTTGAATAGTTTTCCAGAACATCTTCAAGAGTAGGGCCATATTTCCTTTTCAGGTTATTATAAGCCCATATTCTTTCTTCTATTTGAGTAATATCAAGTTCTTCTATATCGCTTAACTCTTTTTCAATTTCAAGATTCAGAGTAACAACAACATCAAGTGCTGTATCCAAAAAAGATGTGTATTTTTCTGGAAGTATCTTTTTCAAATTCCACAGGTATTCATTAATTTTTTGCCCTGTTTCCAAAGCTTCGTTAAAATTGGCAAGAAGCTGCTGAAAATTTAATGCCGACTGATATTTTTCGTTTAATTCATATTCTTCCTGAAGGTCGGGTTTAACCGCTTCTATCTCGTTTATCTGATATTCAAGGTCTTCTTTACGTTTTTCAAGAATTTCTAAGTTTTCAGAGTTTAAAATTTCCTGAATCTTTTTGTACTCCTCGTATCTTTTTCTAAAATCCCTTAAAAGCGTTTTGTTATCACCTATTTGATCAAGTACTCCCAGCAAAAAATTTGGTTCTAAAAATTTGATGTGAGAATTCTGTCTGTGAATAGATATGTGATTCCCCAAAACTTTTGACACAATATTTTTTGGAAAAACTTTTCCGTTAATTTTAAACGTAGTCCTTCCATTTTTCCTCAGCACAGAAAACACATTTTCCCCTTCAACAATTTCATAATCTGGATAGCTTTCAGGGAGATGTATTACAATCTCAGCGCTGTAATTATCTATTTTAGTATTTCCATATCCAAGTAATATACCTATGACATCCAGCAGTAAACTTTTCCCTGCACCTGTTTCTCCAGTAAAAACGTTTAACCCTGATGAAAAATACACATCTACATCTTTAAAATATAAATAATCATGAAGATGCAAGGAAAATATTTCAGCTGTTTTCATTTTCCAAGGTGCTCCTTCTCAAAAGCATATGGCAACAGTTCTTTCACTCTTGTCTCCTTGACTTTACCAGTATTGTTTGCCATAACAACTTTGAAATCACCAAATTCAGCCATCACCTGTCTACACGCTCCACAAGGAGATATAGGCTCGTCTGTATTGCCTACTATGACCAATGTATCAAATTCTTTTTCTCCTTCAGACACTGCTTTAAAAATAGCTATTCTCTCTGCACAGCAAGACAATCCATAAGAGGCATTCTCAATGTTACTGCCAGTATAAACCTTCCCGGATCTGGCCAATAACACTGCCCCCACTTTAAAATTAGAATATGGCGCGTATGCGTTTTTCTGAGCTTCAATCGCCATCTGTATCAGCTTGTTCAACATCGCTCACCACCTTAATAAGGACTTTTTCTATCCTGTTTTTTGAAGCTGCTACTATTTTAAAAATAAACCCATTTATTCTTACAGTTTCTCCTACCCTTGGAATTCTTTGTAACAGTTCTAACAGATACCCGGCAAGTGTTTCGTAATCACTCTCTGGAAATGTAATGTTCAGCTCTCTTTCAAGGTCATTTATTGGAACAGTTGCATCAACCACATAAGAACCATCTTCCATTTTCTTTATTCCAATCACTTCGTTTTGATCATATTCGTCCATTATTTCACCGAATATTTCTTCAAGAATATCCTCCAGTGTAACGAGACCCGCAGTTCCTCCGTATTCATCAACAACAATTGCCATGTGAATTTTCTGCTCTTTAAAAATTTTCAACAAATCCGATATTTTCATGGTTTCCGGTACAAAAAGTGGTTCTCTCATAAGGTCCTTCACTTTTACTTTCTGCTTTATTTCAGTCCCTCGTTCACTTACGAATACCAACACATCCTTTGCATAACATATACCAACTATGTTATCAATAGTATCTTTATACACGGGAATCCTTGAATATTCTTCTTCTTTTATAAGTTCCATTATCTCTTCGAGTGTGGAAGATTCATCAACTGCTACAATATCTATTCTTGGAATCATTATTTCCTTAACCTGAGAAACTTCCATCTCAATAGTTCTTTTAAGCATAAAACTCTCTTCATGTTTTATAGTTCCTTCTTCTCTACCAGCTTCCACATACATCAATATGTCATCAGTGGTTATGAAAGGAGTTTCGCTAACAGCTTTACCGCCAGTTAAACCAATTACCACATTTGAAAAAGCTACTAAAAATCTTATAATTGGTGAAAAAATCCTGGATAAAAATAACAATACTGGAAGCATTCGATTAAAAATCTTTTCGTGATTTTGTCTTGCGTATATTTTAGGAGTAATCTCTCCGAAAACCAATATAAAAAAGGTCAGAGTAAGTGTAGATACAAGAGCAGATAATCCCTCGGGAATAACACTCTTAAATAGTGAGACAAACAAAAGGGTTGCGATAGATGAAGCGAGAATGTTAACCAGATTGTTCATTATAAGAATAACTGTTAGAAACTTGTTAAAGAGGTGTATTTCTGATTCCTCTTCCTTTTTATTTCCACGTCTCAAAGATTCCCTGAGTTTTATCTTACTTACTGAAGTTAACGCTGTTTCAGATGCTGAAAAAAGAGCCGAAAAATATAACAATATCGCCAGAAAAAGGATGTTCCATAAATAACTCGAAGGATCATCCATTAAAATACCACCTCCACTTTAGATTATACCATAACATTCCTCTTCATTTGATTACGAACTTTAACAGATTTTTCAACGTATACTTTTTCTTTTGTAAAAGGGTCAATCCCGGTATAAAACATGGTAGTACTTAAAGTTCCTGGGGTTGGAGTAAATATTTGAATCTGTTGAGGTTTATACCCTAACTCTTTTCTAATAAATTTTCTGAGATGATTATTCTCTTTCCAGCCTTCTCCAGGGTGTCCAACTATGAAATAAGCCACAACATACTTTCTATTTGCAACTTTCTCAAATTTTCTCTTAAATTCTAAAAATTTATTTATAGACGGTTTCCTCATTATTCTAAGGACCTTAGGATCCGAATGTTCAGGTGCTAACTTCAACTGTCCTGGTGTAAATTTTGGTAACTCTTTTACAAAAAGCTCCCCATACTTTTTATCTTCAACGATCATATCATGCCTTATGCCGGACGCTATAAACACGTTTTTTACATATGGTAATTTCCTTATCTCATAAAGAAGCTTGAGATATTTTTCGTGATGCGCTTCTACACCTTTGCAAACACCAGGATGTAAACAGAATTTTGAACATTGCCCATATGTATTTCTCACCTTACAGGTCGACCCATACATATTTGCCGTTGGACCACCAACATCAAAAATTGTACCCTTGAATTTTCTATGTTTTGATATGATTTTGATTTCCTCAATTATTGACTCAATACTTCTTGATACTACATGCGTGGTTTGATGTTGAGTCAAAGCACAAAATGAACACATACCGTAACAGCCACGAACAGCTGTTACAGAAAATCTAACAGTTTCTATTGCTTTTACTTTACCCTGCAAGCTATAATAAGGATGAACTTCACGTTCGTAAGGTAATAAATAAAGCCTGTCTAAAACATCTTGAGGAATTGGAGTTTGAGGAGGATTTTGTACAACATATCTTGTATCATGTTTCTGGAAAATTTTTTGTATTTTTGAATGGATCTGTAAACAAACTTTGCTTTACAAACATTTCAATATATTTGTTTTTATCATCAGCAACTTCTTCAAATGAAGGAAGTTCTACTCCATCGGGCTTTGAAGAAGTCCACCACATTACTCCTGGAATATCTCTACATTTTTCAACAGCTCCATACTTTTCAAGAGTTTTAGCCACTTCCAGTATACTTAGTTCTCCCATTCCATATATCAACAAGTCAGCTTTTGAATCAAGTAAAATAGATTTTCTAACCTTATTAGACCACCAATCATAGTGAGCAAATCTTCTTAAACTTGCTTCTATTCCTCCGATTATTATCGGAACACCTTTAAAAAATTTTCTAATAAGATTTGAATAAACTATAACAGCCCTATCAGGCCTCTTTCCCCCAATACCACCAGGTGTGTAATCATCACTTCTTCTTTTTTTACCAGAAGCAGTGTAATTTGCCACCATTGAATCAACATTGCCACCTGTTACTCCAAAAAAAAGTCTCGGACGGCCAAGTCTTGTTATATCCTTTTCAGATTTCCAATCAGGTTGAGCAATTACTCCTACTTTATAACCATTTGAAACCAAAAAATGTCCTATTAACGCTACACCAAAAGCCGGATGATCTACATATGCATCCCCTGTTACAAGAATAATATCTAAACCTTTCCAGCCTAATTTTCTCACTTCTTCAAGCGTCGTTGGTAAAAACAATCATTTTCCCTCCGTGAGCTCTTTAAACATCTCTACATAACTTTGATATCTTGTTTCAGTTATTGTCCCTTTTTCCACAGCAAGTTTTATAGCACAATTTGGTTCGTTAATATGCTCACAATCTCCAAACATGCATTGAGAATCATATGCAAGAAATTCAGGAAAAAGCTTTTTCAAATCTTCCGGATTTATACCAGAAATATCGAGACTGGCAAATCCTGGAGTATCTGCTATCCATCCCCCAAATTCCAGATGTAACAATTCTATGACTGTCGTTGTGTGTTTTCCACGTTCTAACTTTTCCGAAATCTCATTAACCTTTAATGACAAACCCGGACTTATCGCATTCAAAAGACTACTTTTGCCAACCCCGGACATTCCAGCCATTGTAGAAATTTTCCCTTTTAGCACCATTTTCAATTCGTCCAAGCCGTCTCCTTTGAGAGCACTCGTTTTCAATACTTTATATATTCTGGAATATATCGATTCAAAAAATTCAATTTCTTCATCGCTTAAAAGATCCGTCTTGTTTAAAACGATAACCAGCGGTAATTTGGCGTTTTCCACAAGAACTAAATATCTATCAATAATCTTCAATGGTGTCTGGGGCTTTTTTAATGTAACTACCACTATAACCTGATCCACATTGGCAATCCTTGGTCTTTTTAATTCATTGCGTCTATTTATAATGTTTTCGATAACCCCATCTTTACCATGCACAACTCTGTATTCAACGATATCTCCTACAATTGGTCTTATTTTCTGCTCCTTAAATTTCCCTCTTAGTTTACATAAAAAGATTTCTGCTGTTTCATAATCCTGAACCTGTGCCATATTTGAAAGAAACTTTACCACAACTCCTTTTTTTCTCATATCTTACCTCCCGGAGTCAATGTCGCCATCATCTATTAAAAGCTTAATACTATCGCCTGTTTTAACCACCGAACCTTTTTCTGGATATGTAGCAAGAACACGACCATCTGGACCAGGATATTTAATTTTTACAATTTCAACATTCAATCCCCATGATTTAAGGATTTCTACAACTGTATGGGCATTTGTACCATAAAAATCTGGCAATTTGAATTGTCTCTCTATAAGGCTACTCCCAAACACTCTTATCTTTCTTCCCCTTTTCACGACTTCTCCTGCTCCAGGATCAGTGTTTACCACTTTTCCATTTCCAACAATTTCCGCTACAAAACCATACATTTCCAGCTTATTTTTGGCTTCAGCGATATTTAACCCTATAACATCCGGCACAAAAACATCACCGGTCTTTTCACCAAGATATATAATACCCAAAAACGCCAGTATCCCAAACATAACCCCAACAAGAAATAAAAAAACAATTCTTATCATCTTTTCTTCAACATTCTCCTTCTCAATTGTCCACAGGCAGCGCTTATATCTGTCCCTTTTTCTTGCCTGATCTCAGCTTCAATATTATATCTTTCAAGCACACTTTTAAACCTTTCTAACACCCATTTACTTGGACGATGAAATTCTGGATTTACTGGATTTACCGGTATAAGATTTACAAAAACAGACATTCCCTTCAAAAGCTGCGAAAGTTTCTCAGCGTCGTCCAGATAATCATTAAATTCCTTTATCAAAATATATTCTATTGTAACCCTATTACCAGTAATTTCCTGATACTTTTTCAACGCATAAATTATTTCTTCCACACTATACTTCTTATTAAGAGGTACAATTTTATCTCGCTTGAAATCTGTAGGCGCATGCAAAGATACCGCTAATTTAAAATCCAAACCTGACTTTGCCAATTCCACAATCTTTTCGGGTATACCAACTGTTGAAACGGTGATTCTTCGAATACCTATACCTGACATCTTTCTATGATTCAACATTTTTAAGCTTTTTAAAGTTGCATCAAAATTCAAAAGAGGTTCGCCCATTCCCATATAAACCACATTCCCAACATTTACCTTTCTATGAAACTCTATCGCTAAAATCTGGGCTACAATTTCTCCTGCTGTAAGATTTCTAACATATCCACTCTGTCCAGTAGCACAAAAAGAGCATTTTACAGGACAACCTACCTGAGTAGATATACACGCAGTAACTCTTCCCGAATGAAAAAGAGCCACAGATTCTATAGTGTTTCCATCACTTAATCTCCATAAAAATTTTGTAGTTTTATCAATTCTTGAAATTTGCATCTCAACAAGTTCTGGAATCTCTATAACAAAATGCTCAGCTAACTTTTTTCTGTGCTCTTTCGAAAGATTCGTCATTTTGTCAAAATCAAATACTTTTTTCTTATAAACCCAATCTAACACCTGATCAACACGATATTTTTCTAATTTCATTATTGAGAACTCTTCTACAAGTTCCTCGTATGAAAAATTTAGCAAATTTTTTTTCATAAACCATACCTCCTTGATTACTCTAAAATTATTTTAACACAATTTTATTCGTTATAATTTCCTTTACAAAAACAAAACACTCGTTTTATACACACGCATTTCTACTAAATAGTTGTTACTAATATTAAGTATTGCATATAAGAGTTACTTTATGGTAAAATAATGTTACCAAACCGGAAAAGGAGGGGTTGCTGTGAAAAAATTTGTTATTATCTGGTTATTTTTGCTTGTTGTGATATCTTACGCTGCAAGCAGTGCTATTGTAATAGGAACAACTGACAAAATCAGGACTCTTGATCCAGCCAACTGTTACGACTACTTCTCGAGTAATATTTTGCAAAATGTTTTAGCAGGACCGGTAGATTATGAAATTGGAACCGCAAATATCAAACCATGGCTTTTTGAAAAATGGGAAGTATCAGAGGATGGACTGATTTACACATTCCACATTCGAAAAGACGCTTACTTTGAAGATGGCACACAAATTGATGCAAATGTTTTTAAATTTTCTTTTGACAGAGTTATGAAATTAAATGGAGATCCTGCATTTTTACTTACAGACGTTGTAAAAAAGACAGAAGTAGTTGATAAGTTCACTTTTAAAGTAACTTTAAAGTACAAATTCTCTGCGTTTGTTTCCGTTCTTGGATACACTGTGGCATTTCCCGTGAATCCAAAAGTTGTTCCAGAAAATGCATTTTATGACTTC
This window encodes:
- a CDS encoding S41 family peptidase; its protein translation is MKKKILVFFLTFLSILTFSQKLFSAEELQTDFDVFINYILKAGIDPFKFVSEETFYSKVDEIKTKLNKPMTKGEFFKTIAPMIHLFSDVHYGIVFNITTDTLVMPFEPVVVGNRLFVKNSLVEDLNNNSEVLEIDGRKVQDMIEEFRKYIPRIISKRIDLVLGHMVLLLPEIEGKDTFDLLIKNGNIEKQIQISAFTKVGIINKIKKLNLKIDKPISFERKGKIGILNIKSFSFKYERLEYYKDFLKEVFKNSKDMTDLIIDLRKNPGGYLENIYELFKYLTDKKLVTWGIEYVYTNLPGNKEIKRIRKNHDLKIEIIPVKDNFKGKVWLLVDDTMASIAVVATYLFQKFELGKIIGEKPKEPVNTLSVRFSTNYILPNTELSLLIPNGKYYFEEEPKIVIDYERKMTEKEEIDYLLGERDVVLDYAFEIISKS
- the ligA gene encoding NAD-dependent DNA ligase LigA → MEKQKIREEIEKLRKEIEYHNYRYYVLADPIISDEEYDKLMKKLIKLEKKYPEFSSPDSPTQKVGGRVIDGFKTVTHSIPMLSLDNTYTAEEVVNFDNRIKKLLKKEVEYVCELKIDGVSIALRYENGSLVQAISRGNGTEGDDITENVKKIKSIPLRLFKPLTIEVRGEIYMPVSEFVRYNKQREDEGLPPFANPRNAAAGTLRQLDSSVVANRNLDSFIYYIVHPEYYNLDSQWEALNFLKQIGLKVNPHSKLCKTINDVINFWKEWTEKRHSLGYWVDGVVVKVNNFAEQNSLGTTAKSPKWAIAFKFPAIQARTRIISITYQVGRTGVITPVAELEPVTLEGTIVKRASLHNFDYIKEKDIKVGDHVFVEKAGGIIPQVVSVIKELRTGSEKEVIPPTSCPVCGGNVGKLTENEVALRCMNPHCPQKLKRHLEIFVSRSAFDISGIGEKMAEKIVDAKLINDVSDIFYLTPFDLAQLSGVGQKTIANVLKQIEKAKKTPLHKVIVGLGIPLVGEKTAKILAEKFENIDKLSNASYEELTSIDGIGPELAKSIVDYFRNEKTREIIEKLKNAGVEMKNIAKTKNEKFSGMTFVITGTLKNYTRNQIKELIESLGGKVSESVSSKTTYLVVGEKPGSKYQKAKQLGVKILTEEEFMKIMKT
- a CDS encoding phospholipase C/P1 nuclease family protein; its protein translation is MIKYFFVLCTLTFLSLAFAWSGHEALTYLIVQDLPIKNRMVKITDYSYEENRIYNQDYLVVKDVSGERAFFDPLGDGKFPPDPSPIDGFMLPVWQILTIYSPEPDNGMDEGLQLDFLQGLIGNSQGVRHMKYNLGFINAFQGDTSFIYFVEMSRQAFKQGDRYWGYRFLARALHYAEDLSQPYHNAPGETGEVLWGIVDGNTRKILKNLHFLYDNYLVYLIYYSDDAARETILGSKPAFLGDERQVINSIMNFARSKFEVVHFELKKAFGDLLKTNVEMKEISQIDNKGELYILKGETLSILSYTASVIKGFLLHFLKEVGEIN
- a CDS encoding AAA family ATPase; translation: MKTAEIFSLHLHDYLYFKDVDVYFSSGLNVFTGETGAGKSLLLDVIGILLGYGNTKIDNYSAEIVIHLPESYPDYEIVEGENVFSVLRKNGRTTFKINGKVFPKNIVSKVLGNHISIHRQNSHIKFLEPNFLLGVLDQIGDNKTLLRDFRKRYEEYKKIQEILNSENLEILEKRKEDLEYQINEIEAVKPDLQEEYELNEKYQSALNFQQLLANFNEALETGQKINEYLWNLKKILPEKYTSFLDTALDVVVTLNLEIEKELSDIEELDITQIEERIWAYNNLKRKYGPTLEDVLENYSNMKKEYENIMERIEVLRNSESKLMSLEKELKDLGKKLTEKRKKASEKILKKFRNHLKDLSMTAKVDFIFKSIEMTGHGFDKVELVGQTVKSQKMQPLRSIASGGELSRIMLALELSIASGGVLIFDEVDTGIGGETGNKLAEKLKEVSENYQVIVVTHLPQVAVRANKHFAVIRNEDSGEIKELDEKERKTEIKRMLGSEDVLNHI
- a CDS encoding cytidine deaminase translates to MLNKLIQMAIEAQKNAYAPYSNFKVGAVLLARSGKVYTGSNIENASYGLSCCAERIAIFKAVSEGEKEFDTLVIVGNTDEPISPCGACRQVMAEFGDFKVVMANNTGKVKETRVKELLPYAFEKEHLGK